In Novosphingobium resinovorum, the following are encoded in one genomic region:
- a CDS encoding aldose 1-epimerase has product MIELRSGSSEATLLPHLGGSIGSFAVGGKHILRPTPADAASPLDAACFPLVPYANRIADGRFSFAAKDYALPRNVAGFEHPIHGLGWIMPWMVKDEQADHAALACMHSADAHWPWDWSATQSFVLEDGALHVTLEVVNRSDRAMPCGLGQHPYFVREPGGRLQFAAEGVWINNAGMIPEHPAPADHFGNFAQGAVPRADTLTDNCWFGWNGTAAWQGVELRSDDARFVHVFAPPGEDFVCIEPTSQMPDAFNRRDNAGTAVLEPGQSAGLGMVIRAAPN; this is encoded by the coding sequence TTGATCGAGCTGCGTTCGGGCAGCAGCGAAGCCACGCTGCTGCCCCATCTCGGCGGGTCGATCGGTTCCTTCGCGGTCGGGGGCAAGCACATCCTGCGCCCGACCCCGGCGGACGCCGCGAGCCCGCTGGACGCCGCCTGCTTTCCGCTGGTGCCTTACGCCAACCGCATCGCGGACGGGCGCTTCTCCTTCGCGGCAAAGGACTATGCCCTCCCCCGCAACGTTGCGGGCTTCGAGCATCCGATCCACGGTCTCGGCTGGATCATGCCGTGGATGGTTAAAGACGAGCAGGCCGACCACGCCGCCCTCGCTTGCATGCATTCCGCCGACGCGCACTGGCCGTGGGACTGGTCCGCCACGCAGAGTTTCGTGCTGGAAGACGGCGCGCTCCATGTGACGCTGGAGGTAGTCAACCGGTCCGACCGCGCGATGCCCTGCGGCCTCGGCCAGCACCCCTACTTCGTGCGCGAACCGGGCGGCCGGCTGCAGTTCGCCGCAGAGGGCGTATGGATCAACAATGCCGGCATGATCCCCGAACACCCTGCTCCGGCCGACCACTTCGGCAACTTCGCGCAGGGCGCCGTGCCACGGGCAGACACCCTGACCGACAACTGCTGGTTCGGCTGGAACGGCACCGCCGCATGGCAAGGCGTCGAACTCCGGTCAGACGACGCGCGGTTCGTCCATGTCTTCGCCCCGCCTGGTGAGGATTTCGTCTGCATCGAACCTACCAGCCAGATGCCCGATGCGTTCAACCGTCGCGACAATGCAGGCACCGCCGTCCTCGAACCGGGCCAGAGCGCAGGTCTGGGCATGGTCATCCGCGCTGCTCCGAATTGA
- a CDS encoding alpha-glucuronidase family glycosyl hydrolase produces MERRISRIGAWSACLLAGSVLAIGALPGTALANDGYDLWLAPADKGAAAAEVTVIGDSQTLQLAAAELRRDLTAAPLPVVLARADAPELAALGLPTAMLGAEGYLVCAATVAGRPSLLVTGNSDTGVLYGAFAAIRAQKTGGDLAKLDLTSTPKVRLRVLNHWDNLDGSVERGYAGQSLWDWWTLPDFKDPRYTDYARANAALGINGTVLNNVNASPDTLSAAYIAKAAALADVLRPWGIKVYLSARFSAPIELGGLKTADPLDPQVQAWWKAKSDEIYRAIPDFGGFLVKANSEGQPGPRDYHRTHAEGANMLAAAVAPHGGVVMWRAFVYAETDPDDRAKQAYSEFKPLDGKFADNVLVQVKNGAIDFQPREPFHPLFGAMPKTPMMLELQITKEYLGFATHLAYLGPLFEEVLEADTRAKGKGSTVAKVVDGALEGHDLTGMAGVANIGRDRDWSGSTFNQANWYAFGRLAWDPTLSAEALAREWARQTFGDDPRVVDTAVSMMMESREAVVDYTGPFGLAHLMDTGHHYGPGPWVNDLARPEWNPIYYHKADRSGIGFDRTRTGSNAVAQYAPPVARMLADPRTTPETELLWFHHLAWDWKMKSGRTLWQEMVVRYDRGVATVAHMQRQWDGVKDKVDAERWSKTATYLAIQHNEARWWRDASLVYWMSVNGLSLPEGSLAPEHDLAWYKAQRFPYAPGH; encoded by the coding sequence ATGGAGAGGCGAATTTCGCGGATCGGCGCGTGGAGCGCATGCCTGCTGGCGGGGTCGGTGCTGGCGATCGGCGCGCTGCCGGGCACGGCGCTGGCGAACGACGGCTACGACTTGTGGCTTGCCCCTGCGGATAAGGGCGCTGCCGCAGCCGAGGTGACGGTGATCGGGGATTCGCAGACGTTGCAACTGGCAGCCGCCGAGCTGCGCCGCGACCTGACCGCCGCACCGCTGCCGGTCGTGCTGGCCCGCGCGGACGCCCCGGAACTGGCTGCGCTGGGCCTGCCTACCGCCATGCTTGGTGCCGAGGGCTACCTCGTGTGCGCTGCCACGGTCGCCGGGCGCCCTTCGCTGCTGGTCACCGGCAATTCCGATACCGGGGTGCTTTACGGCGCCTTCGCGGCGATCCGTGCGCAGAAGACCGGCGGCGATCTGGCGAAGCTCGACCTCACCTCCACGCCGAAGGTCAGGCTGCGCGTGCTCAACCACTGGGACAACCTCGATGGCAGCGTGGAGCGTGGCTATGCGGGGCAATCGCTGTGGGACTGGTGGACGCTGCCGGACTTCAAGGATCCGCGCTACACCGACTATGCCCGCGCCAATGCCGCGCTCGGCATCAACGGGACGGTGCTCAACAACGTCAACGCCAGCCCCGACACCTTGAGCGCCGCCTACATCGCCAAGGCCGCCGCGCTGGCCGACGTGCTGCGGCCCTGGGGTATCAAGGTCTACCTCTCCGCGCGCTTCTCGGCGCCGATCGAACTGGGCGGGCTGAAGACCGCCGACCCGCTCGATCCGCAGGTGCAGGCCTGGTGGAAGGCCAAGTCGGACGAGATCTATCGCGCGATCCCCGACTTCGGTGGCTTCCTCGTCAAGGCGAACAGCGAGGGCCAGCCCGGCCCGCGCGACTACCACCGTACCCATGCCGAGGGCGCCAACATGCTCGCCGCCGCCGTCGCGCCGCATGGCGGCGTGGTGATGTGGCGCGCCTTCGTCTACGCCGAGACCGATCCCGACGACCGCGCCAAGCAGGCCTATAGCGAGTTCAAGCCGCTCGACGGCAAGTTCGCCGACAACGTGCTGGTGCAGGTGAAGAACGGCGCGATCGATTTCCAGCCGCGCGAGCCGTTCCACCCGCTGTTCGGCGCGATGCCGAAGACGCCGATGATGCTGGAACTGCAGATCACCAAGGAATACCTCGGCTTCGCGACGCACCTCGCCTACCTCGGCCCGCTGTTCGAGGAAGTGCTGGAGGCAGATACGCGGGCCAAGGGCAAGGGATCGACGGTGGCGAAAGTCGTCGATGGCGCGCTGGAGGGCCATGACCTCACCGGCATGGCGGGCGTTGCCAATATCGGACGCGATCGCGACTGGTCGGGTTCGACGTTCAACCAGGCCAACTGGTATGCCTTCGGCCGCCTCGCCTGGGATCCGACGCTGTCGGCCGAGGCGCTCGCCCGCGAATGGGCGCGCCAGACGTTCGGCGACGATCCGCGCGTGGTCGACACCGCCGTCTCGATGATGATGGAATCGCGTGAGGCGGTGGTCGACTACACCGGCCCGTTCGGGCTCGCGCACCTGATGGACACCGGCCACCACTACGGGCCGGGGCCATGGGTGAACGACCTCGCCCGGCCCGAGTGGAACCCGATCTACTACCATAAGGCCGACCGCAGCGGCATCGGCTTCGACCGTACGCGCACCGGCAGCAATGCCGTGGCCCAGTATGCGCCGCCGGTCGCGCGCATGCTCGCCGATCCGCGCACGACGCCGGAAACCGAACTGCTGTGGTTCCATCACCTGGCGTGGGACTGGAAGATGAAGTCCGGCCGCACGCTGTGGCAGGAGATGGTCGTCCGTTACGATCGCGGCGTCGCCACGGTGGCGCACATGCAGAGGCAGTGGGACGGCGTGAAGGACAAGGTGGACGCCGAGCGCTGGTCCAAGACCGCGACCTACCTCGCCATCCAGCACAACGAAGCGCGCTGGTGGCGCGATGCGAGCCTGGTCTACTGGATGTCGGTCAACGGCTTGTCTCTGCCGGAGGGCAGCCTTGCGCCCGAGCACGATCTGGCGTGGTACAAGGCCCAGCGCTTTCCCTACGCTCCGGGGCATTGA
- a CDS encoding LacI family DNA-binding transcriptional regulator — MRRRTARRSRATVTIADVAERAEVSLMTVSRVMNDKGNVKEDTRVRVLKAIEELNYSPSAAARNLAAAAEVRIGLLYANPSAGYINEFLVGSLDQANRSNAQLLVQLCDNEDEVLTIVRRLVGNGIDGVVLPPPLCDSTAILDLLLECGTPTVIVASGKPSKNLSSVNIDDLGAAEAMTRHLVALGHRRIGFIKGNPNQSAGARRLQGFQAALSDNGIAIDEELVLPGLFTYRSGLEAAHRLLERDEPPTAIFASNDDMAAATVSVAHRLGFDVPGDVTVVGFDDAPQATFTWPELTTIRQPIAEMSRMAVQLLVEEIRGRREERAFTPSHVQMPFEFIQRESDAAPHQG, encoded by the coding sequence CTGCGGCGGCGCACCGCGCGGCGATCCCGCGCCACCGTCACCATCGCCGACGTGGCCGAGCGGGCCGAAGTCTCGCTGATGACGGTCTCGCGCGTGATGAACGACAAGGGCAACGTCAAGGAAGACACCCGCGTCCGCGTGCTCAAGGCGATCGAAGAACTCAACTACTCGCCCAGCGCCGCCGCCCGCAACCTTGCCGCCGCTGCGGAGGTCCGCATCGGCCTGCTCTACGCCAACCCCAGCGCCGGCTATATCAACGAGTTTTTGGTCGGCAGTCTCGATCAGGCGAACCGGTCGAACGCGCAGCTCCTCGTCCAGCTCTGCGACAACGAGGACGAAGTGCTCACCATCGTGCGCCGACTGGTCGGCAACGGCATCGACGGCGTCGTTTTGCCGCCGCCGCTGTGCGACAGCACGGCGATCCTCGACCTGCTGCTGGAATGCGGCACGCCGACGGTGATCGTGGCATCGGGCAAGCCGTCAAAGAACCTGTCCTCGGTCAACATCGACGACCTGGGCGCGGCCGAGGCGATGACGCGCCACCTCGTCGCGCTGGGCCACCGACGGATCGGCTTCATCAAGGGCAACCCCAACCAGAGCGCCGGGGCGCGGCGCCTCCAGGGATTCCAGGCAGCGCTGAGCGACAACGGCATCGCGATCGACGAGGAGTTGGTCCTGCCTGGCCTGTTCACTTATCGCTCGGGCCTTGAGGCGGCGCACCGCCTGCTGGAACGCGATGAGCCGCCGACGGCGATCTTCGCCAGCAACGACGACATGGCGGCGGCAACCGTCTCGGTCGCGCATCGGCTGGGCTTCGACGTGCCCGGCGACGTCACCGTGGTCGGCTTCGACGATGCCCCGCAGGCGACTTTCACCTGGCCTGAACTGACCACGATCCGCCAGCCCATCGCTGAGATGTCGCGCATGGCGGTGCAACTGCTGGTCGAGGAAATCCGGGGCCGCCGCGAGGAACGCGCCTTCACGCCCTCGCACGTGCAGATGCCCTTCGAGTTCATCCAGCGCGAGTCCGACGCGGCGCCGCATCAGGGGTGA
- a CDS encoding glycoside hydrolase family 3 N-terminal domain-containing protein — MLAFLPVAARAAGPVYKDARAPVDLRVADLMSRMTLDEKVAQIITLSTRKRDVMDEDRAFDPARATIAYPHGIGQIARPSDRGGAATANNTGTDVTGRWRRPAETIAFVNATQKWARATGLGIPVMFHEESLHGYMAPEATSFPQAIAMAGSFDPELVERVQSVIGREVRAHGSTLALSPVVDIARDPRWGRIEETFGEDPYLCGEMGVAAVRGLQGPGKELPEGKVFATLKHMTGHGQPEAGNNVAPAPLGKRELYDSFFPPFREVVRRTGIAAVMPSYNEIDGIPSHANRWLLNDVLRGEWGFDGAIVSDYAAIPELATFHHLAADLEGAARLALHAGVDTDLPDGEAYRTLADQVRKGLVPISVVDAACRRMLTLKFRAGMFEAGPIDPKASAKLTANAEARALALEAARKSICLLKNGGVLPLTPGAHKRVAVIGPNANVTRLGGYSSEPRSSVNLVEGITARLKGKAEVVFAQGVFITQSEDRSANEVLLADPAKNRALIAEAVETAKASDVVILAIGDTEQTSREGYAKNHLGDRTDLDLLGEQNALFTALKATGKPVIVVALNGRPPSWPTVAEQADAILECWYLGQEGGTAMAEALFGDVNPGAKLPVTVVKDVGQVPFFYNHKPSAKRGYLFSDTAPLYPFGFGLSYTSFAFGAPALSAPRIAAAGTVTVAVEVANTGAREGDEVLQLYVHDREASVTRPVMELRGFRRVTLKPGETRKVEFTLGPDDFSLWNEDMREVVEPGLFDIMVGNSSAALKTATLEIA; from the coding sequence ATGCTGGCCTTCCTGCCCGTCGCCGCGCGTGCCGCCGGGCCGGTCTACAAGGACGCCCGCGCACCGGTGGACTTGCGCGTCGCCGACCTGATGAGCCGCATGACGCTGGACGAGAAGGTCGCCCAGATCATCACCCTGTCCACCCGCAAGCGCGACGTGATGGACGAGGACCGCGCCTTCGATCCGGCCCGCGCCACCATCGCCTATCCCCACGGTATCGGCCAGATCGCCCGTCCCTCCGACCGGGGCGGCGCGGCGACCGCGAACAACACCGGCACCGACGTCACCGGCCGCTGGCGGAGGCCCGCCGAGACGATCGCCTTCGTCAATGCCACCCAGAAATGGGCGCGCGCGACCGGCCTTGGCATCCCGGTAATGTTCCATGAGGAATCGCTCCACGGCTACATGGCGCCCGAGGCGACCAGCTTCCCGCAGGCGATCGCCATGGCGGGCAGCTTCGACCCCGAACTGGTCGAGCGCGTGCAGTCGGTGATCGGCCGCGAGGTTCGCGCCCACGGCTCGACGCTGGCGCTCTCCCCGGTGGTTGACATCGCCCGCGACCCGCGCTGGGGCCGCATCGAGGAAACCTTCGGCGAAGACCCGTACTTGTGCGGCGAAATGGGCGTCGCCGCCGTGCGCGGGCTGCAGGGCCCCGGCAAGGAACTGCCCGAGGGCAAGGTCTTCGCCACGCTCAAGCACATGACCGGCCACGGCCAGCCTGAAGCTGGCAACAACGTCGCCCCGGCCCCGCTCGGCAAGCGCGAACTGTACGACAGCTTCTTCCCGCCGTTCCGCGAAGTGGTGCGCCGCACCGGCATCGCCGCCGTCATGCCATCCTACAACGAGATCGACGGCATCCCCAGCCACGCCAACCGCTGGCTGCTGAACGACGTGCTGCGCGGCGAATGGGGCTTCGACGGCGCCATCGTCAGCGACTATGCCGCGATCCCCGAACTCGCGACGTTCCACCACCTCGCCGCCGACCTTGAGGGCGCCGCGCGGCTCGCGCTGCATGCGGGCGTCGATACCGACCTGCCCGATGGCGAGGCCTATCGCACGCTCGCCGATCAGGTCCGCAAGGGGCTGGTGCCGATCTCGGTCGTCGATGCCGCATGCCGCCGCATGCTGACGCTCAAGTTCCGCGCCGGAATGTTCGAGGCGGGACCGATCGACCCCAAGGCTTCGGCAAAACTCACCGCCAATGCCGAGGCGCGCGCGCTGGCTCTTGAGGCAGCACGCAAGTCGATCTGCCTGCTCAAGAATGGCGGCGTACTTCCGCTCACCCCCGGCGCACACAAGCGCGTCGCGGTGATCGGCCCCAACGCCAACGTCACGCGCCTCGGCGGCTATTCGTCCGAGCCGCGCTCCAGTGTGAACCTCGTCGAGGGCATCACGGCCCGCCTCAAGGGCAAGGCCGAAGTCGTCTTCGCCCAGGGCGTGTTCATAACGCAAAGCGAGGACCGCTCCGCCAACGAAGTGCTGCTGGCCGATCCCGCGAAGAACCGCGCGCTGATCGCCGAGGCGGTCGAAACAGCCAAGGCCAGCGACGTGGTGATCCTCGCCATCGGCGACACCGAGCAGACCAGCCGCGAAGGCTATGCCAAGAATCACCTCGGCGACCGCACCGACCTCGACCTCCTGGGCGAACAGAACGCGCTGTTCACAGCACTCAAGGCCACCGGCAAGCCGGTGATCGTCGTCGCGCTCAACGGCCGCCCGCCCTCGTGGCCGACCGTGGCAGAGCAGGCCGATGCGATCCTCGAATGCTGGTATCTGGGCCAGGAAGGCGGCACCGCCATGGCCGAAGCGCTGTTCGGCGACGTCAACCCCGGTGCCAAGCTGCCCGTCACCGTAGTCAAGGACGTGGGCCAGGTGCCGTTCTTCTACAACCACAAGCCATCGGCCAAGCGCGGCTATCTGTTCTCCGACACCGCGCCGCTCTACCCGTTCGGCTTCGGCCTCAGCTACACCAGTTTCGCGTTCGGCGCCCCTGCCCTCTCGGCCCCGCGAATCGCGGCGGCGGGCACCGTCACCGTCGCGGTCGAAGTGGCCAACACCGGCGCGCGCGAAGGCGACGAAGTGTTGCAACTCTACGTCCACGACCGCGAGGCGAGCGTTACCCGCCCGGTCATGGAACTGCGCGGCTTCCGCCGCGTCACGCTCAAGCCCGGTGAGACCCGCAAGGTGGAATTCACCCTCGGCCCCGACGACTTCAGCCTCTGGAACGAGGACATGCGCGAAGTCGTCGAGCCCGGGCTTTTCGACATCATGGTCGGCAACAGCAGCGCCGCCCTGAAGACCGCAACCCTCGAAATCGCCTGA